DNA sequence from the Maribacter dokdonensis DSW-8 genome:
CTTAAAACAGCCTGTTTTAGGTATATGTTTAGGCATGCAATTAATGTGTAATTCATCCGAAGAGGGGAATACCAAAGGATTGGGTATTTTTGATGTTGATGTCATTAAATTTGATACTAGCGTAAAGGTTCCCCAAATTGGATGGAATCAAATAGCGAACCTAAAATCAAATTTGTTTAGCTCGATTGCCGAGAATGAGCATATTTACTTGGTTCATAGCTTTTATGCCCCATTGTGTAGCGAAACTATAGCTGAATGTTCATACGGACTCAACTATAGCGCTGCATTACAAAAAGGAAATTTTTACGGTACGCAGTTTCACCCAGAGAAATCTAGTGATGTTGGTGAGAAAATTTTAGAGAACTTTTTAAAAATGTAATGAAGCCGAATTACTTTATTTCCAA
Encoded proteins:
- the hisH gene encoding imidazole glycerol phosphate synthase subunit HisH, whose amino-acid sequence is MKIVIINYGAGNIQSIKFAIKRLGFDAVLSSDAEEIQNADKVIFPGVGEASSAMKMLLNSGLDRIIPTLKQPVLGICLGMQLMCNSSEEGNTKGLGIFDVDVIKFDTSVKVPQIGWNQIANLKSNLFSSIAENEHIYLVHSFYAPLCSETIAECSYGLNYSAALQKGNFYGTQFHPEKSSDVGEKILENFLKM